In Arthrobacter sp. QXT-31, one genomic interval encodes:
- a CDS encoding AI-2E family transporter, with the protein MTPARDATPDNAANMGASATGSAAAAGSGGNTGGAGAAAGAGPVGRGPFERLEPRRIRTDRDLEQDIPYGVRIAAAWAWRLGLILLITGALVWLLAKVSFLIIPVMVAALLAGLLSPVVRWLRESQVPNGAAVAITVLAFIGLIAGSLALVGRQLALGFQELWSEALTGIQQIQDWLAQGPLHLSAAQIDQYIKEATAALQNNSSSILSGALSFGSTAGHFAAGMILALFILIFFLLEGSRIWAFLVRLLPRQARAATDGAGRRGWASMVSYARIQMFVAFVDAVGIGAGAAIIGVPLALPLAVLVFIGSFIPIVGALVTGAIAVLLALVANGPVNALIMLGIVLLVQQLESHILQPLVMGKAVALHPVAVILSVAAGSYLAGIPGALFSVPILAVANSAIRYIAARTWEHELVPAAAGTADPASADEDNTFKDVRLPGSHSGHGNPAGTAHGAPDGNAAPGADVESPKGE; encoded by the coding sequence ATGACGCCAGCAAGGGACGCCACACCAGACAACGCAGCCAACATGGGCGCCAGCGCCACCGGAAGCGCAGCCGCGGCCGGGAGCGGCGGCAACACCGGCGGGGCAGGCGCAGCAGCGGGCGCCGGACCCGTCGGGCGCGGCCCCTTCGAGCGCCTCGAGCCGCGGCGCATCCGCACCGACCGTGACCTGGAGCAGGACATTCCCTACGGCGTGCGCATTGCGGCGGCATGGGCCTGGCGGCTGGGCCTGATCCTGCTGATCACCGGGGCACTGGTCTGGCTGCTGGCCAAGGTCAGTTTCCTCATCATTCCCGTTATGGTGGCAGCGCTGCTGGCCGGCCTGCTGAGTCCGGTGGTGCGCTGGCTGCGAGAGTCCCAGGTGCCCAACGGCGCCGCCGTCGCGATCACCGTCCTTGCCTTCATCGGCCTTATCGCCGGTTCCCTGGCACTCGTCGGCCGGCAGCTTGCCCTCGGTTTCCAGGAGCTGTGGAGCGAAGCGCTGACCGGCATCCAGCAGATCCAGGACTGGCTGGCCCAGGGGCCGCTGCACCTGAGCGCGGCGCAGATCGACCAGTACATCAAGGAGGCCACGGCGGCGCTGCAGAACAACAGCAGCAGTATCCTCAGCGGGGCACTCTCCTTCGGCAGCACTGCCGGGCACTTCGCCGCCGGCATGATCCTGGCGCTGTTCATCCTGATCTTCTTCCTCCTCGAGGGCAGCCGCATCTGGGCGTTCCTGGTCCGGCTCCTGCCGCGCCAGGCCCGCGCGGCCACTGACGGCGCCGGCCGGCGCGGCTGGGCGTCCATGGTCAGCTATGCCCGGATCCAGATGTTTGTGGCGTTCGTGGACGCCGTGGGCATCGGCGCCGGCGCGGCGATCATCGGAGTCCCGCTGGCGTTGCCCCTGGCGGTGCTGGTTTTCATCGGCTCCTTCATCCCCATCGTCGGTGCGCTGGTGACGGGCGCCATCGCGGTGCTGCTCGCGCTGGTGGCCAACGGCCCGGTCAACGCACTCATCATGCTGGGCATCGTGCTGCTGGTGCAGCAGCTGGAAAGCCACATCCTGCAGCCGCTGGTCATGGGCAAGGCTGTTGCCCTGCACCCGGTGGCCGTGATCCTGTCCGTTGCCGCCGGTTCTTACCTTGCCGGCATCCCCGGTGCGCTGTTCTCGGTGCCCATCCTGGCCGTAGCAAATTCGGCGATTCGGTATATTGCTGCCAGAACGTGGGAACATGAACTTGTGCCGGCTGCCGCGGGTACCGCAGACCCGGCCTCTGCCGACGAGGACAACACGTTCAAGGATGTCCGGCTGCCGGGCTCGCATTCCGGCCACGGCAACCCTGCCGGCACTGCACACGGCGCCCCGGACGGCAACGCTGCCCCGGGTGCCGACGTTGAATCACCCAAAGGAGAATAG
- a CDS encoding aldose 1-epimerase family protein: MTSGATSETSDSVQAQRRYATGRQYELRRGDALAVVTELAAGLRWYSRGGVQLTESYGDSDIPPGAAGITLAPWANRVEDGVWHLNGKKQQLDITEVSKNNASHGLLRNASYALVAESEFAVTLEAPVFPQHGYPFLVWHRVEYSLAEDLGLEVRQTLVNDSGAEAPFVLGAHPYLRIGDVPSEELTLTVNAATRLVADARMIPRSSEPVSADSDLRRGRTVGELDLDAALTDLEFDGGIARHTLTAPDGRSVSLWQDETCPFVHVFVSRIYPGRPAAVALEPMTGPANAFNSGDSLRWLAPGDSFTATWGIRADLG, translated from the coding sequence ATGACTTCCGGCGCGACTTCCGAAACCAGCGATTCCGTCCAGGCTCAGCGGCGCTACGCCACGGGCAGGCAGTACGAGCTCAGGCGGGGCGACGCGCTCGCCGTGGTCACTGAGCTGGCTGCCGGGCTGCGGTGGTACAGCCGGGGAGGCGTTCAGCTGACCGAGTCCTACGGGGATTCCGACATTCCGCCCGGCGCGGCGGGCATCACGCTGGCGCCGTGGGCCAACCGGGTGGAGGACGGGGTATGGCACCTGAACGGCAAGAAGCAGCAGCTGGATATCACCGAGGTTTCCAAAAACAACGCCAGCCACGGGCTGCTGCGGAATGCGTCGTACGCCCTGGTGGCCGAATCCGAGTTTGCCGTGACTCTTGAGGCGCCCGTGTTCCCCCAGCACGGCTACCCCTTCCTGGTATGGCACCGGGTGGAGTACTCCCTGGCCGAAGACCTGGGCCTGGAGGTGCGGCAAACCCTGGTCAATGATTCCGGGGCCGAGGCGCCGTTCGTGCTCGGTGCGCACCCCTACCTCCGGATTGGCGATGTTCCCTCCGAGGAACTCACCCTGACCGTGAACGCCGCCACGCGGCTGGTGGCGGATGCGCGGATGATCCCCCGCAGCTCCGAGCCGGTTTCGGCGGACAGCGACCTGCGCCGGGGGAGGACGGTGGGGGAGCTGGATCTCGACGCCGCCCTGACCGATCTGGAGTTCGACGGCGGCATCGCCCGGCACACGCTGACGGCTCCGGACGGCCGCAGCGTAAGCCTCTGGCAGGACGAGACCTGCCCGTTCGTCCACGTCTTTGTCAGCCGCATCTACCCGGGCCGGCCCGCAGCCGTGGCGCTGGAACCGATGACCGGTCCGGCCAATGCCTTCAACTCGGGGGACAGCCTCCGCTGGCTGGCCCCCGGCGACTCGTTCACGGCTACCTGGGGCATCCGCGCCGACCTGGGCTAG
- a CDS encoding DeoR/GlpR family DNA-binding transcription regulator, with product MLATQRQHRILQELDAEGTVRVAALADLLRVSEMTVRRDIDVLDAEGLLLRVHGGATRASSFSTLEPGFGAKSARETDAKRAIAAEALTLLRPGMTLLVSGGTTTHELSRLLPRDLGLTVATNSLMVANSLGPAGDGGIRTVVLGGQRTPSEALVGPVTVHALDNLHADLCFMGVHGFDPKAGITSPNLLESEVNAAMVAASDRLAVLADATKYGTVGLARIAPLSAVGTLISDDRIRTGAAGPGAENLLRQSVGELRLAPVNQTLLNQPPMTPAFKGHDA from the coding sequence GTGCTCGCAACGCAGCGGCAGCACCGCATCCTCCAAGAGCTCGACGCGGAAGGAACCGTCCGCGTGGCAGCGCTGGCAGACCTGCTTCGCGTCTCCGAAATGACCGTCCGCCGCGACATCGACGTGCTCGACGCCGAAGGCCTGCTGCTGCGGGTTCACGGCGGCGCCACCCGTGCCTCCTCCTTCAGCACACTTGAACCGGGGTTCGGCGCCAAATCGGCACGGGAAACGGATGCGAAACGGGCCATCGCCGCGGAGGCGCTCACGCTGCTCCGCCCCGGCATGACCCTGCTGGTTTCCGGCGGCACCACCACTCACGAGCTCTCGCGGCTGCTCCCCCGGGATCTCGGGCTCACGGTGGCCACCAACTCCCTCATGGTGGCCAACTCATTGGGTCCGGCCGGCGACGGCGGCATCCGCACCGTGGTGCTCGGCGGCCAGCGCACCCCGTCCGAAGCCCTCGTTGGCCCGGTGACGGTGCATGCGCTGGACAACCTGCACGCCGACCTGTGCTTCATGGGCGTGCACGGCTTCGACCCGAAGGCCGGCATCACCTCGCCGAATCTCCTCGAGTCCGAGGTCAACGCCGCCATGGTCGCTGCCTCCGACAGATTGGCAGTGCTCGCCGACGCCACCAAATACGGGACCGTGGGGCTCGCCCGGATCGCCCCGCTATCCGCCGTCGGCACCCTCATCAGCGACGACCGGATCAGAACGGGTGCCGCCGGCCCCGGCGCCGAGAACCTGCTCCGGCAGTCCGTCGGCGAGCTGCGGCTGGCGCCGGTAAACCAAACATTGCTGAACCAACCACCCATGACCCCCGCGTTCAAAGGACACGACGCATGA
- the galT gene encoding galactose-1-phosphate uridylyltransferase encodes MTHITSTQLADGRELLYFDDAGSTRPRSVELTQDGRDLPPRGEPGEVRFDALTGEWVAVAAHRQTRTHLPPADQCPICPTTDANPSEIPAPDYDVVVFENRFPSLGPAVGPVPANPGWGTTGPAFGRCEVVTFTPEHTGSFSGLSETRARTVVEAWAHRTAALSALPGIKQVFPFENRGADIGVTLHHPHGQIYAYPYVTPRAAVMGAAARRFYDDAGGQQTLTGSLLRAEREDGSRMVLESDSFSAYVPFAARWPLEIHLVPHRQVPDLAALSGEEKDELAHVYLDLLKRLDALYPTPTPYISAWHQAPVDDLLRPASYLHLQLTSPRRAEDKLKFLAGSEAAMGAFINDTMPEQVAERLRSVTVPASPAEALAPVAPGLIEPDLIEGAHA; translated from the coding sequence ATGACCCACATCACCAGCACCCAGCTCGCCGACGGCCGCGAACTGCTCTATTTCGACGACGCCGGCTCAACCCGACCCCGGTCCGTGGAGCTCACGCAGGACGGCCGGGACCTTCCGCCCCGCGGCGAGCCTGGCGAAGTCCGGTTCGACGCACTGACCGGCGAATGGGTGGCCGTGGCCGCGCACCGGCAGACACGCACCCACCTCCCGCCCGCGGACCAGTGCCCCATCTGCCCCACCACCGACGCCAACCCGTCCGAGATCCCGGCGCCGGACTACGACGTCGTGGTATTCGAGAACCGCTTCCCCTCCCTCGGCCCGGCAGTGGGCCCCGTCCCTGCCAACCCAGGCTGGGGTACCACCGGCCCGGCGTTCGGGCGCTGTGAGGTGGTCACCTTCACCCCGGAGCACACAGGATCATTCAGCGGCCTGAGCGAAACCCGCGCCCGCACGGTGGTGGAGGCCTGGGCACACCGGACGGCTGCGCTCAGCGCGCTGCCAGGCATCAAACAGGTTTTCCCGTTCGAAAACCGCGGCGCGGACATCGGCGTCACCCTGCACCATCCGCACGGCCAGATCTACGCCTACCCGTACGTCACCCCGCGCGCCGCTGTCATGGGCGCCGCCGCCCGCAGGTTTTATGACGACGCCGGCGGGCAGCAGACGCTGACCGGCTCACTGTTGCGAGCCGAGCGGGAGGACGGCAGCCGGATGGTGCTGGAAAGCGACAGCTTCAGCGCCTACGTTCCATTCGCTGCCCGGTGGCCGCTGGAGATCCACCTCGTCCCGCACCGCCAGGTCCCGGACCTGGCCGCGCTGAGCGGGGAGGAGAAGGACGAACTGGCCCACGTCTACCTCGACCTGCTCAAGCGCCTCGACGCGCTCTATCCCACCCCGACGCCCTACATTTCAGCGTGGCACCAGGCACCTGTGGATGATCTCCTGCGTCCGGCCAGCTACCTGCACCTGCAGCTGACGTCCCCGCGCCGGGCGGAGGACAAGCTGAAGTTCCTGGCCGGCTCGGAGGCGGCCATGGGGGCCTTCATCAACGACACCATGCCCGAACAGGTGGCGGAGCGGCTCCGCTCGGTCACCGTCCCGGCATCCCCCGCCGAAGCCCTCGCTCCGGTTGCCCCCGGACTGATCGAGCCGGACCTCATCGAAGGAGCCCACGCATGA
- the galK gene encoding galactokinase, giving the protein MTAPATTDLEARFSAAFGRQPDGVWQAPGRVNVIGEHTDYNEGFVLPFAIDRTARVAVGVRPDSTVRMLSTYGDQGITAADTASLEGGTAKGWTKYPLGVIWSLQQRGIDVPGLDLLLDSDVPLGAGLSSSHAIECAVISALNDLTGAGMGPEDMVLATQRAENDFVGAPTGIMDQSASLRGSKGHAVFLDCRDQSVELVPFEAEAAGLVLLVIDTKVSHSHADGGYASRRASCELGAQVLGVKALRDVTVGDLEEASGLLDEVTFRRVRHVVTENDRVLQTVELLRQQGPSAIGALLDASHASMRDDFEISCPELDLAVGSSRANGAIGARMTGGGFGGAAIALTPVSEEQQVRAAVVHAFAEAGYAAPDIFTVTPAAGAMRLV; this is encoded by the coding sequence ATGACCGCCCCCGCCACCACCGACCTCGAGGCGCGGTTTTCCGCCGCGTTCGGCCGCCAGCCCGACGGCGTGTGGCAGGCTCCCGGCCGGGTCAACGTGATCGGCGAACACACGGACTACAACGAGGGTTTCGTGCTGCCGTTTGCGATCGACAGGACCGCCCGCGTGGCCGTGGGGGTACGCCCGGACTCCACCGTCCGGATGCTCTCGACCTACGGGGACCAGGGAATCACGGCGGCGGACACCGCGTCTCTGGAGGGCGGCACGGCCAAGGGCTGGACCAAGTACCCGCTGGGCGTCATCTGGTCCCTGCAGCAGCGCGGCATCGACGTCCCGGGACTGGACCTGCTGCTGGACTCCGATGTGCCGCTTGGCGCCGGACTGTCCTCCTCGCACGCCATTGAATGCGCGGTGATCTCCGCACTCAACGACCTCACCGGCGCCGGCATGGGCCCGGAGGACATGGTGCTGGCCACACAACGTGCGGAGAACGACTTTGTAGGTGCGCCCACGGGCATCATGGACCAGTCCGCCTCGCTGCGCGGTTCGAAGGGCCACGCCGTGTTCCTGGACTGCCGCGACCAGAGCGTCGAATTGGTCCCCTTCGAGGCGGAGGCTGCTGGCCTCGTCCTGCTGGTCATCGACACCAAGGTCTCCCACTCCCATGCCGACGGCGGCTATGCCTCCCGCCGCGCCTCCTGCGAACTGGGTGCCCAGGTGCTGGGCGTCAAGGCGCTCCGCGACGTCACCGTGGGCGACCTCGAAGAGGCCAGCGGGCTGCTGGACGAGGTCACGTTCCGCCGCGTCCGGCACGTGGTCACAGAGAACGACCGTGTGCTGCAGACCGTGGAACTCCTGCGGCAGCAGGGACCGTCGGCCATCGGGGCCCTGCTCGATGCCAGCCACGCGTCCATGCGCGACGACTTCGAGATTTCCTGTCCGGAACTGGATCTCGCCGTCGGGAGCTCACGGGCGAACGGCGCCATCGGCGCCCGGATGACCGGCGGAGGTTTTGGCGGAGCGGCCATTGCCCTGACTCCGGTGAGCGAGGAGCAGCAGGTGCGTGCCGCCGTCGTACATGCCTTTGCGGAGGCGGGGTACGCCGCACCGGACATCTTCACCGTCACCCCGGCGGCAGGGGCAATGCGGCTGGTATAG
- a CDS encoding acetyl-CoA C-acetyltransferase encodes MPEAVIVSTARSPIGRAFKGSLKDERPDDMAAAMVRAALAKLPAFDPTGDTGPGLDDLYLGCAEPSGEAGSNMARVVTILTGLDNVPAATVNRFCASSLQTLRMAFHAIRAGEGQAFVAAGVEAVSRYQDWAGAGETGAQNHNPLFEPARQRTAARAESNTPWTDPRLGDRMPDIYIAMGQTAENVATSYGISRADQDEWAVLSQNRAEAAIASGFYAREITPYERRDGTVVDRDDSPRPGVSLEAVSALQPVFRREGTVTAGNACPLNDGAAALVVMSYDLARDLGLEPLARIVSTAATALSPELMGMGPVEASRQALARARLDMRDIDLVELNEAFAVQVVASARELKIDPAKLNIHGGAIALGHPFGMTGARMTTTLLNGLRETDGTLGLATLCVGGGQGMAVVLERLT; translated from the coding sequence ATGCCTGAAGCAGTCATTGTTTCAACCGCCAGGAGCCCGATCGGCCGCGCCTTCAAGGGCTCACTGAAGGATGAGCGGCCGGACGACATGGCCGCCGCCATGGTCCGGGCGGCGCTGGCCAAACTGCCGGCGTTCGACCCCACCGGGGACACCGGGCCCGGACTGGACGACCTCTATCTCGGCTGCGCCGAACCCAGCGGCGAGGCGGGATCCAACATGGCACGCGTCGTCACCATCCTCACCGGACTGGACAACGTACCCGCGGCCACCGTCAACCGGTTCTGCGCCTCCAGCCTGCAGACCCTTCGGATGGCCTTCCACGCCATCCGGGCGGGCGAGGGCCAGGCGTTCGTGGCGGCCGGCGTCGAAGCCGTGTCCCGCTACCAGGACTGGGCCGGGGCGGGCGAAACGGGAGCCCAAAACCACAACCCGCTGTTCGAACCGGCCCGCCAGCGGACGGCCGCACGGGCGGAGTCGAACACGCCCTGGACTGATCCGCGGCTGGGTGACCGGATGCCGGACATCTACATCGCCATGGGCCAGACGGCCGAGAACGTGGCCACGTCCTACGGGATCAGCCGTGCGGACCAGGATGAGTGGGCCGTGCTGAGCCAGAACCGGGCCGAGGCGGCGATCGCCTCCGGCTTCTACGCCCGCGAAATCACACCGTACGAGCGGCGCGACGGCACGGTGGTGGACCGGGACGACTCGCCGCGCCCCGGCGTGAGCCTCGAGGCCGTCAGCGCCCTGCAGCCGGTCTTCCGGCGCGAGGGCACGGTCACTGCCGGCAATGCGTGCCCGCTCAATGACGGCGCCGCGGCCCTGGTGGTCATGAGCTACGACCTGGCCCGGGACCTCGGGCTGGAGCCGCTTGCCAGGATCGTCTCCACCGCGGCCACCGCCCTGTCCCCCGAACTGATGGGGATGGGGCCGGTGGAGGCCTCCAGGCAGGCGCTGGCCCGCGCCCGCCTGGACATGCGGGACATCGACCTCGTGGAGCTCAACGAGGCGTTCGCCGTCCAGGTGGTGGCCAGCGCCCGCGAACTCAAAATCGACCCGGCCAAGCTCAACATCCACGGCGGCGCCATCGCCTTGGGCCACCCCTTCGGCATGACCGGCGCGCGGATGACCACCACGCTGCTCAACGGCCTGCGCGAAACGGACGGAACGCTGGGCCTGGCCACCCTCTGCGTCGGCGGCGGCCAGGGCATGGCCGTGGTGCTGGAGCGGCTCACCTAG
- a CDS encoding Bax inhibitor-1/YccA family protein gives MALGGNPIFNGKNFREATQAPPVPQAYGQNHYGQNQFGQPQYGQGRAPGSVMDAQSGWMSQQQNMTNDQLQQMYNRPAAGPAETGRMTFDDVIVKTAICLAAVVVGAAVTLTVSLSLASMLMIVGALGGFVLALVNTFKKQPSPALILAYAALEGFFLGGLTRILDGMYPGVGLQAVIGTLSVFAVTLVLFKSGKVRATPKAMRFFMIAVIGYAVFALINMIMMWTGAVDSPFGLRTSVEIFGIPLGVFIGLLAIGLAAFSLIMDFTSIEAGVRAGAPERFSWTAAFGLTVTLVWLYVEIIRLLAILRGGEE, from the coding sequence ATGGCACTTGGCGGAAACCCGATCTTCAACGGAAAGAATTTCCGTGAAGCCACCCAGGCACCGCCTGTCCCGCAGGCGTACGGCCAGAACCACTACGGCCAGAACCAGTTCGGCCAGCCGCAGTACGGCCAGGGCCGCGCTCCCGGCTCGGTCATGGACGCCCAGTCCGGCTGGATGTCGCAGCAGCAGAACATGACCAACGACCAGCTGCAGCAGATGTACAACCGGCCGGCGGCCGGCCCCGCCGAAACCGGACGGATGACCTTCGACGACGTCATCGTCAAGACCGCCATCTGCCTCGCGGCGGTAGTGGTTGGCGCGGCCGTCACCCTGACGGTGAGCCTGTCGCTCGCCAGCATGCTCATGATCGTGGGCGCGCTGGGCGGCTTTGTCCTGGCCCTGGTCAACACGTTCAAGAAGCAGCCCTCGCCGGCCCTCATCCTGGCCTACGCCGCGCTCGAGGGCTTCTTCCTCGGAGGCCTGACCCGCATCCTCGACGGGATGTACCCGGGCGTCGGCCTGCAGGCGGTCATCGGCACGCTGTCCGTGTTCGCCGTGACCCTGGTGCTCTTCAAGAGCGGCAAGGTCCGCGCCACGCCCAAGGCAATGCGCTTCTTCATGATCGCGGTCATCGGCTACGCGGTGTTCGCCTTGATCAACATGATCATGATGTGGACCGGCGCGGTGGATTCACCCTTCGGCCTGCGCACGAGCGTTGAGATCTTCGGCATCCCGCTGGGCGTCTTTATCGGCCTGCTCGCGATCGGCCTCGCCGCCTTCTCGCTGATCATGGACTTCACCAGCATCGAGGCCGGCGTCCGCGCCGGAGCGCCGGAGCGCTTCTCCTGGACCGCCGCCTTCGGCCTCACCGTCACGCTCGTGTGGCTGTACGTGGAAATCATCCGCCTGCTGGCGATCCTCCGCGGCGGGGAAGAATAG
- a CDS encoding branched-chain amino acid ABC transporter permease, with amino-acid sequence MLKVWGAIASAVVALLLVAAPASQAGTPAPTPPPSNQQFQNSISGFLRDDTRRPLEGVKITAKSGDFTGEATSGANGSWRIGVPTQGTYEIELDESTLPEGITLAEGQSNPRNVTFSQTSNLSVIFAFGKGIVVQQQDFGQNLLNRLVAGLSFGLLLALASVGLSLIFGTTGLTNFAHGEMVTLGAVLVFGFSALNLPFWLAIILALLGGGLLGYVQDTGLWRPLRRRGTGLVPMMIVSIGLALAVRYIIQFYFGGATQQLPFAQSAEIQIGPVSISPNNLWSLVISAIVIALLGIVLLKTRLGKATRAVADNPALAAASGIDVDGVIRLVWIVGGVLASLGGILWAYYRPGVTFDMGSQILLLIFAGVTLGGLGTVFGALVGSIIVGIFVELTTVFGLAADLKYVGALFIMIVVLLFRPQGILGRRERVG; translated from the coding sequence CTGCTGAAGGTATGGGGGGCCATTGCCTCCGCCGTCGTGGCACTTCTGCTGGTCGCAGCACCGGCATCGCAGGCAGGCACTCCAGCTCCGACACCACCCCCGTCGAACCAGCAGTTCCAGAACAGCATCAGCGGCTTCCTCCGCGACGATACCCGGCGTCCCCTCGAAGGCGTCAAGATCACCGCCAAGAGCGGCGACTTCACCGGCGAGGCAACCTCGGGCGCCAACGGGTCCTGGCGGATTGGCGTTCCCACCCAGGGCACCTACGAAATCGAACTGGACGAGTCAACGCTTCCGGAGGGCATCACGCTCGCCGAGGGCCAGTCGAATCCCCGCAACGTCACGTTCAGCCAGACGTCAAACCTCTCGGTCATCTTCGCCTTCGGCAAGGGCATCGTGGTGCAGCAGCAGGACTTCGGCCAGAACCTCCTCAACCGGCTTGTGGCCGGCCTTAGCTTCGGCCTGCTGCTGGCCCTTGCCTCGGTGGGCCTGTCCCTGATCTTCGGCACCACCGGGCTCACCAACTTTGCGCACGGCGAGATGGTGACGCTCGGCGCCGTGCTGGTCTTCGGATTCAGCGCCCTGAACCTGCCCTTCTGGCTGGCCATCATCCTGGCCCTGCTCGGCGGCGGACTCCTTGGCTATGTGCAGGACACCGGGCTGTGGCGCCCGCTGCGGCGCCGCGGCACGGGCCTGGTGCCCATGATGATTGTCAGCATCGGATTGGCCCTGGCGGTCCGCTACATCATCCAGTTCTACTTCGGCGGGGCCACGCAGCAGCTGCCCTTCGCGCAGAGCGCCGAAATCCAGATCGGCCCGGTCTCCATCTCCCCCAACAACCTGTGGTCCCTGGTCATCAGCGCCATCGTGATCGCCCTCCTGGGCATCGTGCTGCTGAAGACCAGGCTCGGCAAGGCGACCCGCGCGGTGGCCGACAACCCCGCCCTGGCCGCCGCTTCCGGCATCGACGTCGACGGCGTCATCCGCCTGGTCTGGATCGTGGGCGGTGTCCTGGCCTCCCTGGGCGGCATCCTCTGGGCCTACTACCGCCCGGGCGTCACCTTCGACATGGGCTCGCAGATCCTGCTGCTCATCTTCGCAGGCGTGACCCTTGGCGGCCTCGGCACCGTTTTCGGCGCCCTCGTCGGGTCCATCATCGTCGGCATCTTCGTCGAACTGACCACAGTGTTCGGCCTCGCGGCCGACCTCAAATACGTGGGAGCACTCTTCATCATGATCGTTGTCCTCTTGTTCCGGCCCCAGGGCATCCTGGGCCGCCGCGAGCGCGTGGGTTAG
- a CDS encoding branched-chain amino acid ABC transporter permease, producing the protein MDFGFILASAAGELFSPTTAAYALAALGLAVHFGYSGLLNFGQAGFMAVGAYGFAISTLSFRVPFFVGLLIAVVCSVLFALVLGIPTLRLRADYLAIVTIAAAEIVRYVVTTNQLTSVTGSANGLAAFEGGFYSMNPFPEGSYFGMNNRDFFIRVVGWGLVAVGCVLVWLLMRSPWGRVLKGIREDENAVRSLGKNVYAHKMQALVIGGIFGALAGMIFTLPRGAVQPANYGTELTFFLWTCLLLGGMATVLGPVIGAMIFWVVLSLTQGVLYGLIESGAVTWLTTVQAGQLRYILVGIALMLLMIFRPQGVFGNKKELAFA; encoded by the coding sequence ATGGACTTTGGATTTATCCTTGCCAGCGCTGCTGGGGAACTTTTCAGCCCGACGACGGCGGCCTACGCCCTCGCGGCGCTCGGCCTCGCCGTGCATTTCGGCTACTCGGGCCTGCTGAACTTCGGCCAGGCCGGCTTCATGGCGGTGGGCGCCTACGGCTTCGCCATCTCGACCCTCAGCTTCCGGGTGCCCTTCTTCGTGGGGCTGCTGATCGCCGTCGTCTGCTCGGTGCTCTTTGCGCTGGTGCTGGGCATTCCCACGCTCCGCCTGCGGGCCGACTACCTGGCCATCGTTACCATCGCCGCAGCGGAAATCGTGCGCTACGTCGTCACCACCAACCAGCTCACGTCCGTGACCGGTTCCGCCAATGGGCTTGCCGCCTTCGAAGGCGGGTTCTATTCGATGAACCCGTTCCCTGAGGGCTCCTATTTCGGCATGAACAACCGGGACTTCTTCATCCGGGTGGTGGGCTGGGGACTCGTGGCGGTCGGCTGCGTCCTTGTCTGGCTCCTGATGCGCAGCCCTTGGGGCCGCGTCCTGAAAGGCATCCGCGAGGACGAGAACGCGGTGCGTTCACTCGGCAAGAACGTGTACGCCCACAAGATGCAGGCACTCGTGATCGGCGGCATCTTCGGTGCGCTGGCCGGAATGATCTTCACGCTCCCCCGGGGCGCCGTGCAGCCGGCCAACTACGGCACCGAGCTGACGTTCTTCCTGTGGACCTGCCTGCTGCTGGGCGGCATGGCAACAGTCCTCGGGCCGGTGATCGGCGCCATGATCTTCTGGGTGGTCCTGTCCCTCACGCAGGGCGTTCTGTACGGTCTCATCGAATCCGGCGCGGTGACCTGGCTGACCACGGTCCAGGCCGGTCAGCTGCGCTACATCCTGGTGGGCATCGCCCTGATGCTGCTGATGATCTTCAGGCCACAGGGTGTCTTTGGCAACAAGAAGGAGCTGGCGTTCGCATGA